From a region of the Acomys russatus chromosome 4, mAcoRus1.1, whole genome shotgun sequence genome:
- the Rem1 gene encoding GTP-binding protein REM 1 — MTLNSQQEAKTTLRRRASTPLPLSARGHQPGRLCTAPPVQSQHPRLGQSASLNPPVRKPCPAQDGWSSESSDSEGSWEALYRVVLLGDSGVGKTSLASLFAGKQEPRDLHEQLGDVYERTLSVDGEDTTLVVMDTWEAEKLGESWSQESCLQAGSAYVIVYSIADRSSFESASELRIQLRRTHQADHVPIILVGNKADLARCREVSVEEGRACAVVFDCKFIETSATLQHNVTELFEGVVRQLRLRRQDSAAREPPSPRRRASLGQRARRFLARLTARSAQRRALKARSKSCHNLAVL, encoded by the exons ATGACCCTTAACTCCCAGCAGGAAGCAAAGACCACGCTGCGCCGTCGAGCCAGCACTCCACTGCCCTTGTCGGCCAGGGGCCACCAGCCTGGCCGCCTGTGCACAGCACCCCCTgttcaatcccagcatccacGACTGGGTCAGTCAGCCTCCCTCAACCCTCCCGTTCGGaaaccctgccctgcccaggatGGGTGGTCCTCTGAATCCAGTGACTCTGAAGGCTCATGGGAGGCCCTCTACCGGGTGGTGCTGCTTGGAGACTCCGGTGTTggcaagaccagcctggccagCCTCTTCGCAGGGAAACAAGAACCACGGGACCTTCATGAACAGCTGGGAG ATGTGTACGAGAGAACACTCTCAGTGGATGGAGAGGACACCACACTGGTGGTTATGgacacctgggaggctgagaaacTG GGTGAAAGCTGGAGCCAGGAGTCGTGCCTGCAGGCGGGCAGCGCCTACGTCATCGTGTACTCCATCGCAGATCGCAGCAGCTTCGAGAGCGCCTCAGAGCTCCGGATCCAGCTGAGGCGCACGCATCAGGCTGACCACGTGCCCATCATCCTGGTGGGCAACAAGGCCGACCTGGCCCGCTGCCGGGAAGTCTCCGTGGAAG AGGGCCGCGCCTGCGCAGTGGTGTTTGACTGCAAGTTCATCGAGACTTCAGCCACTCTGCAACACAATGTGACAGAGCTCTTCGAGGGCGTGGTGCGCCAACTGCGCCTGCGCCGCCAGGACAGCGCGGCCAGGGAGCCACCTTCCCCACGACGACGGGCCAGCTTGGGCCAGCGTGCCCGCCGCTTCCTGGCACGCCTGACGGCACGCAGCGCACAACGCCGGGCACTCAAGGCCCGCTCCAAGTCCTGCCACAACCTGGCTGTGCTATGA
- the Defb123 gene encoding beta-defensin 123 — MKLLLLTLAALLLLSQLTPGDAQKCWNLHGKCRHRCSRKESVYVYCTNGKMCCVKPKYQPKPKSWMF, encoded by the exons ATGAAGCTCCTGCTGCTGACTTTGGCCGCGCTGCTGCTCTTGTCCCAGCTCACTCCAG GTGATGCTCAAAAATGCTGGAATCTCCATGGCAAGTGCCGCCATCGATGCTCCCGCAAGGAGAGCGTCTACGTCTACTGCACCAACGGGAAGATGTGCTGTGTGAAGCCCAAGTACCAGCCCAAGCCCAAGTCCTGGATGTTCTAG
- the Defb124 gene encoding beta-defensin 124, whose protein sequence is MAQWLLLIVVLLVLGHVPPGSTEFKRCWNGQGACRTYCTRQESFMHLCPDASLCCLSYSLKPPPRPKIDEE, encoded by the exons ATGGCACAGTGGCTTCTGCTCATTGTGGTCCTTCTGGTTCTGGGTCATGTGCCACCAG GAAGCACGGAATTCAAGCGGTGCTGGAATGGCCAAGGGGCCTGCCGAACTTACTGCACGAGGCAGGAGTCCTTCATGCACCTGTGTCCGGATGCCTCCCTGTGCTGCCTTTCCTACTCATTAAAGCCTCCACCACGGCCCAAGATTGACGAAGAGTAG